Part of the Methylorubrum populi genome is shown below.
CGACGGGGTGGCGCGGGCGATCGACTATGCCGGGGCGCTCGGATGCCGGCAGCTCAACTGCCTCGCCGGCCTCGCGCCGCCGGAGGTCGAGCCGGCCCGCCTTCGCGCGACGCTCACCGAGAATCTCGCCTACGCCGCCGATGCGCTGGGCCGTGCGGGCATCCGCCTGTTGATCGAGCCGATCAACGACCGCGACATGCCGGGCTTCGTCCTGAACCGCCTCGCGGACTCGGCGGCGGTGATCGAGGCGGTGGGGTCCGACAACCTGTTCATCCAGGCCGATCTCTACCACATGGCGACAATGGGCGAGGACCTTGCGGGGAGCCTCGAAGGCCATCGCGCCCGCATCGCCCATGTCCAGATTGCCGACGCCCCCGGCCGCCACGAGCCCGGCACCGGCCGCATCGATTTC
Proteins encoded:
- the hyi gene encoding hydroxypyruvate isomerase, with amino-acid sequence MPRFAANLSLLFMEVPLLDRFAAARAAGFAAVEMQFPYAEAKAALAARLTETGLPLVLHNLPPGDWAAGERGIAALPGREAEFRDGVARAIDYAGALGCRQLNCLAGLAPPEVEPARLRATLTENLAYAADALGRAGIRLLIEPINDRDMPGFVLNRLADSAAVIEAVGSDNLFIQADLYHMATMGEDLAGSLEGHRARIAHVQIADAPGRHEPGTGRIDFSAAFATLDRLGYDGFIGCEYLPASGTAAGLGWMTAYR